A region from the Capra hircus breed San Clemente chromosome X unlocalized genomic scaffold, ASM170441v1, whole genome shotgun sequence genome encodes:
- the HPRT1 gene encoding hypoxanthine-guanine phosphoribosyltransferase isoform X2 has product MTNMWSYSNNLRVSSMKAPHELIITISDLYKHGFLRNHLASLISDDEPGYDLDLFCIPNHYAEDLEKVFIPHGLIMDRTERLARDVMKEMGGHHIVALCVLKGGYKFFADLLDYIKALNRNSDRSIPMTVDFIRLKSYCNDQSTGDIKVIGGDDLSTLTGKNVLIVEDIIDTGKTMQTLLSLVKKHKPKMVKVASLLVKRTPRSVGYRPDFVGFEIPDKFVVGYALDYNEYFRDLNHVCVISETGKAKYKA; this is encoded by the exons ATGACCAATATGTGGTCCTACTCAAACAATCTTAGAGTGTCTAGTATGAAGGCTCCTCATGAGTTGATTATAACAATCTCAGACTTATACAAGCATgggtttttaaggaatcacttAGCTtctttg attagcGATGATGAACCAGGTTATGACCTAGATTTATTTTGTATACCCAATCATTATGCTGAGGATTTGGAGAAGGTGTTCATTCCTCATGGACTAATTATGGACAG GACCGAACGACTGGCTCGAGATGTGATGAAGGAGATGGGTGGCCATCACATTGTGGCCCTCTGTGTGCTCAAGGGGGGCTATAAGTTCTTTGCCGACCTGTTGGATTACATCAAAGCACTGaacagaaatagtgacagatcCATTCCTATGACTGTAGATTTTATCAGACTGAAGAGCTACTGT aacgACCAGTCAACAGGCGACATAAAAGTAATTGGTGGAGATGATCTCTCAACTTTAACTGGAAAG aATGTCTTGATTGTCGAA gatATAATCGACACTGGGAAGACAATGCAGACTTTGCTTTCCTTGGTCAAGAAGCATAAGCCAAAGATGGTCAAGGTTGCGAG CTTGCTGGTGAAAAGGACCCCTCGAAGTGTTGGATATAGACCAGACT TTGTTGGATTTGAAATTCCAGACAAGTTTGTTGTGGGATATGCCCTTGACTATAATGAATACTTCAGGGACTTGAAT cacGTGTGTGTCATTAGCGAAACtggaaaagcaaaatacaaagcCTAA
- the HPRT1 gene encoding hypoxanthine-guanine phosphoribosyltransferase isoform X1, which translates to MAARSPSVVISDDEPGYDLDLFCIPNHYAEDLEKVFIPHGLIMDRTERLARDVMKEMGGHHIVALCVLKGGYKFFADLLDYIKALNRNSDRSIPMTVDFIRLKSYCNDQSTGDIKVIGGDDLSTLTGKNVLIVEDIIDTGKTMQTLLSLVKKHKPKMVKVASLLVKRTPRSVGYRPDFVGFEIPDKFVVGYALDYNEYFRDLNHVCVISETGKAKYKA; encoded by the exons ATGGCGGCCCGCAGCCCCAGCGTGGTG attagcGATGATGAACCAGGTTATGACCTAGATTTATTTTGTATACCCAATCATTATGCTGAGGATTTGGAGAAGGTGTTCATTCCTCATGGACTAATTATGGACAG GACCGAACGACTGGCTCGAGATGTGATGAAGGAGATGGGTGGCCATCACATTGTGGCCCTCTGTGTGCTCAAGGGGGGCTATAAGTTCTTTGCCGACCTGTTGGATTACATCAAAGCACTGaacagaaatagtgacagatcCATTCCTATGACTGTAGATTTTATCAGACTGAAGAGCTACTGT aacgACCAGTCAACAGGCGACATAAAAGTAATTGGTGGAGATGATCTCTCAACTTTAACTGGAAAG aATGTCTTGATTGTCGAA gatATAATCGACACTGGGAAGACAATGCAGACTTTGCTTTCCTTGGTCAAGAAGCATAAGCCAAAGATGGTCAAGGTTGCGAG CTTGCTGGTGAAAAGGACCCCTCGAAGTGTTGGATATAGACCAGACT TTGTTGGATTTGAAATTCCAGACAAGTTTGTTGTGGGATATGCCCTTGACTATAATGAATACTTCAGGGACTTGAAT cacGTGTGTGTCATTAGCGAAACtggaaaagcaaaatacaaagcCTAA